GCATCATCGGGCCGCTCACCGCGGCTCTCCCGAGGTGAGTGCCTGCGATTCGGCGAACTCGGCGTAGATCGGGCAGTCGGCCAGCAGTGTGTCGTGGGTGCCGATGCCGACGACGCGTCCGTCGTCGATCACGACCACCTGATCGGCCTCGATGACGGTCGAGATGCGCTGCGACACGATCACGACCGTCGCGTCCGCGGACACGTCGCGCAGGGCGGCGCGTACCCGGGCGTCGGTGTGCACGTCGAGGGCCGAGAACGCGTCGTCGAACAGGTAGATCGCCGGGCGGCGGATCACCGCACGCGCGATCGCGAGCCGCTGCCGCTGCCCGCCTGAGAAGTTGATGCCGCCCTGCGCCACCGGCATGTTCAGGCCGTCGGGGTGCGCGCGCACGAAGGCGTCGGCCGCCGCGACCCGCAGCGCGTCCCACATCTCGTCCTCGGTCGCGTCGGCCTTGCCGTAGCGCAGGTTCTCGGCGACGGTGCCCGAGAACAGGTAACCGCGCTGCGGCACCAGCCCGATCGCCGACCACAACTGCTCGATGTCCAGATCGCGAACGTCGACACCGTCGATCCGCAGCGAACCGGCGGTGACGTCGTAGAGCCGGCAGATCAGGGAGATCAGCGTCGACTTGCCCGATCCGGTCGAGCCGACCACCGCGGTCGTGGTGCCGCGCGGCGCGGTGAACGAGACACCCTGCAACACGGGCCGGTCGGCACCCGGATAACGGAAGGTGGCGTCGTGCACGGCGAGGTCGCCGGTGAGGGCGCTGGGGCGCACGGGCTCGGCCGGGTTGGTGATCGCGGTCCGCGTCTGCAGCACCTCGCCGATGCGGTCGGCGCACACGGCCGCGCGCGGGAAGATCACCAGCATGAACGTCGCCATCAGCACGGCCATGAGGATCTGCATGAAGTAGGCCAGGAACGCGATGAGCGATCCGACCTGCATCTGCCCCGCGTCGATACGCAAACCACCGAACCAGATCAGCGCGACGCTGGAGACGTTGATGACCAGGGTGGTCACCGGAAGCATGAGCGCCTGCCAGCGGCCCGCCTCCAGAGCGGAGTCCGACAGCGCCTGGTTGGCCTCTGCGAAGCGCACGCGTTCGAAGGGTTCGCGCGCGAACGCCCGGATCACGCGGATGCCGGACAGCTGATCGCGCAGCACGCGGTTGATCCCGTCGATGAGTCCCTGCATACGGGTGAACACCGGCATGAGATGGCGGATGATCCAGTAATTGGCCAGGCCCAGCACCGGCACACTGACCAGCAGCAGCCACGACAGCCCCGCGTCCTGGTGCAGCGCCATGAAGATGCCGCCGATCGACATGATGGGCGCGGTGATCAGCATGGTCACGGTCAACTGCACCAGCTGCTGGATGTGTCCGACGTCGTTGGTGGTGCGGGTCAGCAGCGACGCCGCGCCGAAGCGGCCGGCCTCCTCTGCCGAGAACGTCGTGACATGCCTGAAGACCGCCGACCGCAGATCGTGCCCGAAGCCCGTCGCCGCGCGGGCGCCGAAGAACACGGCGCCGACGGCGCACACCACCTGCAGGGCCGTGACCCCGAGCATCACCGCGCCGAGCTCGATGATCCGGGCCGTGTCGCCCTTGGCGACACCTTCGTCGATGATCGCGGCGTTCACCGTCGGCAGATACAGCGACGCCATGTTGCTGATCACCTGCAACGCGGCGACGACGGTCAGCAGCAACCGGTACGGCCGCACGTACTGTCGCAGCAGCGCCCAGAGCATCCCGCTACTCTCGCACACCATCGGAAGTTCGCCATGCGCGGACGACACGTCGGCGGTGCTTGCTGTGATGTGGAAAGTGCTGGTCAATCGGCCTGTCGGTGGTTGGTGACCACAGCTGCCGCTACAGTGCATGGCGTGACTGTCCGTACGGCCGCTTCGCCGAAAGCCCGCAGCGCCCGAACGCTGGCTGTCCTGGCAGCCGCAATGGTTCCGGTGTTCGCCGCGTGCTCGACCGACGAGCCGGCATCCCCCGAGGTGCCGCAGAGCGCATCGCCGACTGCCGACGCGGCCAGACATGGCCCGTTCTTCCCGCAGTGCGGCGGTATCAGCGATCAGACCGTGTCCGAGCTGACCCAGGTTCCCGGCCTCGTCAACACCGCCACGAACTCGTCGGGCTGCCAGTGGCTGCAGGGCGGCAGCATCCTCGGCCCGCACTTCTCGTTCACGTGGTTCCGGGGCAGCCCGATCGGCCGCGAACGCAAGACCGAGGAACTGTCGCGGGCCAGCGTCGAGGACATCAACATCGAGGGGCACAGTGGATTCATCGCCGTCGGCGAGGATCCGTTGACGCCCGGCGACGTCACGCTGTGCGAGATCGGCATCCAGTTCGACGACGACTTCATCGAGTGG
This genomic window from Mycolicibacterium goodii contains:
- a CDS encoding ABC transporter ATP-binding protein; the protein is MLWALLRQYVRPYRLLLTVVAALQVISNMASLYLPTVNAAIIDEGVAKGDTARIIELGAVMLGVTALQVVCAVGAVFFGARAATGFGHDLRSAVFRHVTTFSAEEAGRFGAASLLTRTTNDVGHIQQLVQLTVTMLITAPIMSIGGIFMALHQDAGLSWLLLVSVPVLGLANYWIIRHLMPVFTRMQGLIDGINRVLRDQLSGIRVIRAFAREPFERVRFAEANQALSDSALEAGRWQALMLPVTTLVINVSSVALIWFGGLRIDAGQMQVGSLIAFLAYFMQILMAVLMATFMLVIFPRAAVCADRIGEVLQTRTAITNPAEPVRPSALTGDLAVHDATFRYPGADRPVLQGVSFTAPRGTTTAVVGSTGSGKSTLISLICRLYDVTAGSLRIDGVDVRDLDIEQLWSAIGLVPQRGYLFSGTVAENLRYGKADATEDEMWDALRVAAADAFVRAHPDGLNMPVAQGGINFSGGQRQRLAIARAVIRRPAIYLFDDAFSALDVHTDARVRAALRDVSADATVVIVSQRISTVIEADQVVVIDDGRVVGIGTHDTLLADCPIYAEFAESQALTSGEPR
- a CDS encoding DUF3558 domain-containing protein — translated: MHGVTVRTAASPKARSARTLAVLAAAMVPVFAACSTDEPASPEVPQSASPTADAARHGPFFPQCGGISDQTVSELTQVPGLVNTATNSSGCQWLQGGSILGPHFSFTWFRGSPIGRERKTEELSRASVEDINIEGHSGFIAVGEDPLTPGDVTLCEIGIQFDDDFIEWSVSYAQKPYPDPCDVAKELTRQSIVNSK